The Papaver somniferum cultivar HN1 chromosome 3, ASM357369v1, whole genome shotgun sequence genome includes a region encoding these proteins:
- the LOC113359602 gene encoding uncharacterized protein LOC113359602 codes for MGIKIDMAKAFDRVYWKFLHTIMVKIGFNSEWCNKIMQCISTTSTAVLLNGSPDKFFNPTRGLRQGDPCLLTCFFSAWRHYPEYYLMLKIWANTIEAQNLKDILNIFGDTFGQLINFSKSGVFFSKDTNPALMPIICKLLGVQILPTNDKYFWRPATYRGGHLPNS; via the exons ATggggatcaagattgatatggctaaagcctttgacagaGTGTACTGGAAGTTTCTTCATACAATTATGGTCAAAATTGGCTTCAACTCTGAATGGTGCAACAAGATTATGCAATGCATATCCACTACTTCTACTGCTGTCCTTCTAAATGGCTCCCCTGACAAATTCTTTAACCCTACTAGAGGACTCAGGCAAGGAGACCCATGTCTCCTTACCTGTTTCTTTTCTGCATGGAGGCACTATCCAGAATATTATctcatgctgaagatttgg GCAAACACTATTGAAGCACAGAATCTCAAGGATATCCTCAACATTTTTGGAGATACTTTTGGCCAACTCATCAATTTCAGCAAATCAGGAGTCTTCTTCAGCAAGGACACTAATCCAGCTCTTATGCCTATTATCTGCAAGCTTCTTGGAGTTCAAATTCTTCCTACAAATGACAA gtatttttggagaccAGCCACAtataggggaggtcatcttccaaATTCATAA
- the LOC113359603 gene encoding probable S-adenosylmethionine-dependent methyltransferase At5g38780 — protein FQVYFNDKASNDFNTLFASIPLKKRYFAAGVPGSFHGRFFPRASLHFVNSSTALHWISRVPKEAGDINSSKWNKGRIHYTNASNKVLQAYSAQYVRDMEAFLLARGNEIVCDGLMFILVPAIPDETLASATSIGVLLDVLGSCLMEMANMEILDEAKVDFFNLPVYLTSPKQVKELVEKTYRKMGEIRDGVSARNWCANT, from the exons TTCCAAGTATATTTTAATGATAAAGCATCCAATGATTTTAACACTCTATTTGCATCGATTCCTTTAAAAAAACGTTACTTTGCAGCAGGTGTACCGGGTTCATTTCACGGACGTTTTTTCCCTCGAGCTTCCCTTCACTTTGTTAATTCGTCTACTGCACTTCATTGGATTTCTAGAGTTCCTAAAGAAGCTGGCGATATCAATTCCTCAAAATGGAATAAAGGCAGGATACATTATACTAATGCTTCAAATAAAGTCCTGCAAGCTTATTCAGCTCAATATGTGAGGGACATGGAAGCATTTCTTCTTGCTCGCGGAAACGAGATTGTCTGTGATGGATTGATGTTTATTTTGGTTCCAGCTATCCCAGATGAAACATTAGCTTCTGCAACAAGTATTGGTGTACTTTTGGATGTTTTGGGATCTTGTCTCATGGAAATGGCGAACATG GAAATTTTGGATGAAGCTAAAGTGGATTTCTTCAATTTGCCAGTGTACTTAACATCACCTAAACAAGTGAAAGAATTGGTAGAGAAAACCTATAGAAAGATGGGAGAGATTAGGGACGGTGTTTCCGCCAGAAACTGGTGCGCAAATACTTAG